The following DNA comes from Myxococcales bacterium.
GCGACCAACTCCTCGAGCATCGGCAAACCTTCATCCGTCCGCTCATTGCAGAATTCAAGCGCTGGCTCGATGCCGTTTCTCCGACGCTCCTGCCGTCCGAGCCACTCGCCGTGGCGATCCGCTACTACAAGAACCACCACGACGCGCTCTTCCGTTTCGTGGACGACCCGCTCGTTCCGATCGACAACTCGCCCACCGAGCGCGAGTTCCAGAACGTCGCCAAGCTGCGACTCAACATGCTCTTCGCCGGCAGCACGGAGGGTGCTCACCGAGCCTGCGTCCTCCTCGGCATCATCGCCACCTGCCGCGCCCAGGGGGTCGCGGCCCAGGCCTATCTCGCCTGGGCCTTCGAGCGCCTCGGCACCCACCGCGACGTCTTCGGACTCCCTCTCGACGCCCTCACCCCAGCCGCATTCAAGAAGACGCTCGGCTGAAGCCCACGCACGCCTTTCGGCGAACGTCATCCCGGTGTCGCTGATGGGTCACGCTCTGGACGAGGGCGACTGTTTCACTCTTGAACTCCGGGGTATGGACCCGCCGGGTTCTTCTTGTCTTTGCCTTGCTCATGTGGTCACCTTTCCACGCTCTTACAACTGAGCGCCGGTGTCCACTGAATCGGGTCAACCCCAGGGCCCGGAACTACTTCAAGCTGGCGCCGTGGTGGTCAAGACGCCGTCTCGACAGCTACGTAGCCATGCAATCGCGAAATGGTTTCGTCGGAAGCGCCACCAGAAACACCCGGCATGGTCGCTCGTGTCGGGGCACAAGGTCCACCGCGAGTACGGCGTACTCGAATGGGCTCCTGTGCAACCTTGGAGTCAAGACACCGCGTGGACGCGTTGACGAATCCGGTCGAACCGCCGGATGCGGGAAATCCGCACGTCCGGTGGGATGAGGGGGCGCCAGCCAGCGGATAGACCCGCTGTTGTCTCTCACGCTATCTCACCTCGAGTTTCTCAGCGAAGATCACCCTGACAGGGGGTTGATTTCTCAGATTGGAGGGTGGGTGCGTGCCGGGTTGGATAAGGGCACAAATGGAGAAGCCCCGGCGCGGTTGAGGCGAAGCCGGGGCTGATTTGGGGATTCTTCTCGGGGTTCAGAAGGGCAGGTCGAGCTGGTCGCAGGCGTTGTCGATGGCCACGTGCCTGTATTCCCTGATCGCGGTGCGCAAGTCGACACAGCGAAAGAGAAGGAGGTACGCCGAGCGCGCTTGCGGTGAGAGCGGCTCACCAAAGGCCAGCCCGCCCAGGGTTAGGTCTGGATGCGCTGCGTGTAGCTGTTGGGCAGCAGCTGCGAGCGTGGCGTCCAGGGCGGCAAGGACGCCGATCGCGGGCGCGACACAAAGCTCGTCGAGCCCGGGCTGGATGATGGGACCAGCCTCCAATGGAATCGTAGTGCCCATGGTCACCCGACCTCCGGCAAAGCTGCCTGGACGTGCTCGACAGTCACGGATTTGGCCCGTGCGAGAGCTGCGGCCATGAGGGCGTGGTGAGCAAGGAGGTTCACTTTTCGTGGCAGACCTCCTGTGGCCTGGAAGGTTGCCTCGAGGGCTGCGGGATCAAAGAGCGGCAGCTCGGTCCCCGCGAGGCGAAGCCGGTGAGCAAAGTATCCGGACAGCTCCTCACGGGAAAGACCTGCGAAGTGATAGCGCATGACGATGCGCTGGCTGAGCGCCTCGTAGACAGCCATGCCCAGTCGACGACGCAGCTCAGATTGTCCCACCAGCAGCAGGCAAAGCCGATTCTCTGCGTCCATTTGGTAGTTGGTCAGGAGCCTGAGGTCTTCGAGCACGTCAGGCCTGAGATGATGGGCCTCATCGACGATGAGGATGGGGCGACACCGTGCCTCGGTGGTCAGGCGTGTGACCTCGGTTCGGATCTGCCGATACACGGCGGCACGGTTGCGCTCGGTGGGCAGGCCCATTTCCCAGGCGATGGCTTTGTAGACGTCCATGACGTTGCCGGTCGAGTGGGCGACGTAGACCACCTTGTGTAGCCCCGTGTGCAGTCCCGAGACTACCTTGCGACAGGCAGTGGTCTTCCCGCTGCCGCTGTCGCCCGTGACGAGGCCGATGCCCCTCATCTCGATGAGGTGATTGAGGCGGACCGACAGCTCCTGACTTGCAGATGAGACAAAGAGGTCATCAGGCTCGACCTCCTTGCCGAAGGGATGGCGGTTCAGGCCGAAGTGCTTGCGGTACATCATCGCTCTCCTTGGTCGTGGTGCTCGACGACGTCGAAGTCGCGCAGGCGAAGTCCTTCTGGCGGATTCGGTGCAACGCGGTCGGCACGCAGGACGGAGCGCACCTCGTTGTCGCGTTTGACGAAGCAGTTGGCATACGCATCGACGGGTTTGGCCAGGCCGACTTTGCGCCCCTTGACCCAGAGCTCGACGGGCTTGCCGACCCGGCTCGGGTCGAAGCGCAAAGAGACGGTTTCGCCGACGAGCGAAGCGTCCACCTCATAGACGACGCCCCGCAAGCTGACGGTCCTGTCTTTGTGTACCTTGCGCTTTTCCTCGAAGAGAAAGAGCGCACTGAAGTCTGCGCCGATGTCCGGCAGCCGCACCTCGTCGCAAGCGCGAGCCCAGCGCTCGAGCGGGGTCTCGCCATCAAGGCCTCTGTGAGGGGCCTGGTGGTACTCCCCCTCGACCCAGGTCCAGAGCTTGCGGTTGAGGGCTTCGAGGCTCGCAGTGTCTCCTTCGGCGAGGGTGCCAAGGCATTGCCGGCGCACCTCGCGGTGCCAGCGCTCCTGCTTGCCCTTGCCCTGGGGCTGGTAGGGGCGTGCATGGATGAGAGTCACGCCCAGCCTGGCACAGACGAGGGACAGATGATGCGACCGATATGCTGCCCCGTTGTCGACGTAAAGCCGCAGGGGAAGTCCACGCCGTCGCAGCGCTTGCTCGAAGACGGGCATGAAACAAGAGACGTTTTCGCCGAGCGCGAAGGCAGCGTACGGGACGACTCGGGTGGCGTCGTCCATGAATGAGATGAGATACGTCTTTTGGCGGCGCTTGCCTCCGATCAGCACGGACGGTCCGTGCATCACGTCGCTCATCCACATCTCCCCCGCCTTCGCGAAGGCGAAGCGACGGCGGTCGTTGCTCGTTGGCGTCTCGGGCTTGCGAGCCATCAAGCCTGCACGAGAGAGCACCCGATGCACCGTGGCTGGCGCCAGCTCCAGGTCCTGTGGTACCTCGCCCGAGGCTCGCACGGCATCGATGACCATGCGCACAGACAGTGCGGGCCTGTCTTCCTTGACCATGCACAGAAGGTCCACGATGGACTGTGGGATCTTGCGTGCCTGCCCCTCGTCACTGCGCGCCTTGGGCATCAGGGCATCGAAGCCGCCGTGGCGATAGGCCTTGAGCCAGTCTCTGATGGTTTCGGCAGCGATACGGCTCCTGCGTGAGCCGGGGATGTCGTAGGTGCGGTCCGCCTTCTTTGCGATTTGCTCGCCCAGGCCTCGCTTGCCTTTGGGCCAGTGCAATAGGTCGGCAATCACACCATAGCGAAAGAGCGCGACGGCCTTGCGTCGCTCGTTGTCGTCGGCTTGGGTGTCCATGTTTTCTCCTCGGCGCCCGTGGTTTTGGCGGTGAGCGCCTATGCCTCGACCACTACAGGCGTTAGGGCGGCGGGTCTGGCCCCGTTTCGTGTTCGCGAGGTGTCCACAGTCTGCTGGCGGCTCGACTGCGGGGGCCGAATCCGACTGGCGCGGGCAAGGCGCCAAGCTGCTTCTCGGATTCGGCTCGTACGTGCCGCAGTACCGGAGTGCCCAGACGCTGGCGGACCTCAGCGAGCGTGGGCTCGCAGTTGCCGAGCAGCGCGGGCGTCGAGGTCACCAGCACCAGCAGGGCCGCCCGGGTGGCGCTGTAGCGGCGGCGCACCCATCGCACCGCCCCGGGCAGTTCGATGTCTGGCCGCAGCCGATCGGCGGCTGCCTCTATCGACGGCGCGGCCTCCACCGCGGTCACCACGGCCTCGACCTCCTCCAGGGAGCCACTGAGCCGAGACGCCAAGCAGTCGGGCAACAGGCTGAAGGTCCGATGTGCCGTCGGGCAGTAGTACCGGGCCACCCGCATCCCAGCTGGCTCCACCCGGGCGTAGGTCCCGAGGCTGCGAAAGCCACATTTGCTACCAGATCCGTGCGCCGGACACCGCTCGAGCCTTGCCTGTTGCCAGCCTTCCTGCTTAACGTATTGCTCG
Coding sequences within:
- a CDS encoding DDE-type integrase/transposase/recombinase — protein: MDTQADDNERRKAVALFRYGVIADLLHWPKGKRGLGEQIAKKADRTYDIPGSRRSRIAAETIRDWLKAYRHGGFDALMPKARSDEGQARKIPQSIVDLLCMVKEDRPALSVRMVIDAVRASGEVPQDLELAPATVHRVLSRAGLMARKPETPTSNDRRRFAFAKAGEMWMSDVMHGPSVLIGGKRRQKTYLISFMDDATRVVPYAAFALGENVSCFMPVFEQALRRRGLPLRLYVDNGAAYRSHHLSLVCARLGVTLIHARPYQPQGKGKQERWHREVRRQCLGTLAEGDTASLEALNRKLWTWVEGEYHQAPHRGLDGETPLERWARACDEVRLPDIGADFSALFLFEEKRKVHKDRTVSLRGVVYEVDASLVGETVSLRFDPSRVGKPVELWVKGRKVGLAKPVDAYANCFVKRDNEVRSVLRADRVAPNPPEGLRLRDFDVVEHHDQGER
- a CDS encoding AAA family ATPase encodes the protein MMYRKHFGLNRHPFGKEVEPDDLFVSSASQELSVRLNHLIEMRGIGLVTGDSGSGKTTACRKVVSGLHTGLHKVVYVAHSTGNVMDVYKAIAWEMGLPTERNRAAVYRQIRTEVTRLTTEARCRPILIVDEAHHLRPDVLEDLRLLTNYQMDAENRLCLLLVGQSELRRRLGMAVYEALSQRIVMRYHFAGLSREELSGYFAHRLRLAGTELPLFDPAALEATFQATGGLPRKVNLLAHHALMAAALARAKSVTVEHVQAALPEVG